The following proteins are co-located in the Geovibrio ferrireducens genome:
- a CDS encoding biotin--[acetyl-CoA-carboxylase] ligase encodes MFDERLYRGFLTAESFGRNILVFNETDSTTARLLETETPYYSVAVAESQTAGRGRSGRKWVSESGVNLYFSVNLPPMRIEQLLPFNIAIGFAVCDVLRGTADVRLKWPNDLMAGGKKLGGILFETSLSGSVTEKVILGIGINVNMTDFPDEIRGVATSLKEETGINYCREELLAELMNRFESFSAAFLNGGINIVREWEKYSASLDKKIAVHKNGVKAVFTERGITPSGFLIAEDERGVITEIVTGDVGYDFSG; translated from the coding sequence ATGTTTGACGAAAGACTTTACCGCGGGTTTCTCACTGCAGAGAGCTTCGGCAGAAACATACTTGTTTTTAACGAGACAGATTCGACAACGGCGCGCCTTCTGGAGACCGAAACTCCCTATTACTCCGTTGCAGTTGCAGAAAGCCAGACAGCGGGCAGAGGACGCAGCGGCAGAAAGTGGGTTTCTGAAAGCGGCGTGAATCTCTATTTCTCCGTGAATCTTCCCCCTATGCGGATTGAGCAGCTGCTTCCGTTTAATATTGCCATAGGTTTTGCCGTGTGCGATGTTCTGCGGGGCACGGCGGATGTCCGTCTGAAATGGCCTAATGACCTCATGGCAGGGGGAAAAAAGCTGGGAGGAATCCTGTTTGAGACATCCCTCAGCGGCTCTGTCACGGAAAAGGTTATCCTCGGCATAGGCATCAATGTAAATATGACGGATTTTCCTGATGAAATAAGAGGGGTAGCCACATCCCTGAAAGAAGAGACAGGCATTAACTATTGCAGGGAAGAACTGCTGGCCGAACTGATGAACAGGTTCGAAAGCTTTTCGGCGGCGTTTCTTAACGGCGGCATAAATATAGTGCGTGAATGGGAAAAGTATTCGGCTTCCCTTGACAAAAAGATAGCTGTGCACAAGAATGGGGTCAAAGCCGTTTTTACGGAAAGAGGCATAACCCCTTCCGGCTTTCTCATTGCAGAGGATGAAAGGGGAGTTATAACCGAAATAGTTACCGGTGACGTTGGATATGATTTTAGCGGTTGA
- a CDS encoding tetratricopeptide repeat protein, with protein sequence MRKTFSLAVALFMAGCAAKGPEVSPPDRAALAESRYKMGVAYLNTATDYKAYQELKSALDLAPENDKYLYTMGLFFMKKERYQEAEPYLKKALDKKPGDSEYMNAYAAVLAGTGRLNEAVEYWDRVIADPGYPYQIMALYNAAGALYDAGRYSRVPSYLDRALNINRRYADAYRLLFNTYIKLGDKAKAEKVMLQTAEMIPDDPDNHLTAAEFYFDRREYSKAVPFLEHLLEAFPDTRQAKRAGDLMKRLGLMNE encoded by the coding sequence ATGAGAAAAACCTTTAGTCTGGCTGTTGCTCTCTTTATGGCGGGCTGTGCCGCAAAAGGCCCGGAAGTTTCCCCGCCTGACAGGGCGGCACTGGCGGAGTCGCGCTATAAAATGGGCGTGGCGTATCTCAACACCGCTACGGACTACAAGGCTTATCAGGAGCTGAAAAGCGCTCTGGATCTTGCTCCTGAGAATGATAAATACCTATACACCATGGGGCTGTTCTTCATGAAGAAGGAGCGCTATCAGGAAGCTGAACCATATTTGAAAAAAGCGCTTGATAAAAAGCCCGGTGATTCGGAATACATGAATGCATATGCGGCGGTTCTGGCAGGAACAGGCAGGCTTAACGAAGCGGTCGAATACTGGGACAGAGTCATCGCAGATCCGGGTTATCCGTATCAGATTATGGCGCTTTACAACGCAGCGGGCGCTCTCTATGACGCAGGCAGATACAGCCGTGTTCCTTCTTATCTGGACAGGGCTCTGAACATAAACAGAAGATATGCGGATGCATACAGGCTTCTTTTTAACACGTACATAAAGCTCGGCGACAAAGCGAAAGCCGAGAAAGTAATGCTGCAGACGGCGGAGATGATTCCTGATGACCCGGACAACCATCTCACCGCAGCGGAATTTTATTTTGACCGCAGGGAATATTCCAAAGCCGTTCCCTTCCTTGAGCATCTGCTTGAGGCATTTCCCGACACGCGGCAGGCAAAAAGAGCGGGAGATTTAATGAAAAGATTGGGGTTGATGAATGAGTAA
- a CDS encoding type III pantothenate kinase, giving the protein MILAVDIGNTNIVLGIFEGESIRCSFRLHTDTQRTTDEYASTIMLLLKNRGIEVKDIRGVIISSVVPQLIYSFTKFSMKYMSLEPMVIAPGVKTGMPIRYENPKEVGADRIVNSVAGREKFGAPLIVVDFGTATTFDVVNAKGEYVGGVICPGVKLSAGILHSKTAKLPEIEIEKVEKVVGKNTIHSLQSGIYYGYLSMLDGLLERIMTEEFGRCDITVVATGGLGSIFSKDSKYIEHYDPDLTLTGLRLIYEKNL; this is encoded by the coding sequence ATGATTTTAGCGGTTGATATAGGCAACACAAACATAGTCTTGGGAATATTCGAAGGGGAGAGTATAAGGTGCAGTTTCCGCCTTCATACGGACACCCAGCGCACCACAGACGAATACGCATCCACAATAATGCTCCTCCTGAAAAACAGAGGAATAGAGGTCAAAGACATCAGAGGGGTGATAATATCCAGCGTTGTCCCTCAGCTTATTTATTCCTTCACAAAGTTTTCCATGAAATACATGAGCCTTGAACCTATGGTGATCGCTCCCGGCGTTAAAACAGGGATGCCGATACGATATGAAAACCCCAAAGAGGTCGGCGCGGACAGGATAGTAAACTCTGTCGCAGGAAGAGAGAAGTTCGGAGCGCCGCTGATAGTGGTTGATTTCGGCACGGCAACTACCTTTGATGTTGTAAATGCCAAGGGCGAATATGTAGGGGGCGTTATATGTCCCGGTGTTAAGCTTTCTGCCGGAATACTCCACTCAAAAACAGCGAAACTTCCTGAGATTGAAATAGAAAAAGTGGAAAAAGTGGTGGGAAAAAATACTATACATTCGCTCCAGTCGGGGATATATTACGGCTATCTGTCCATGCTGGACGGGCTTCTGGAAAGGATCATGACGGAAGAGTTCGGACGCTGCGACATAACAGTTGTAGCCACCGGCGGCCTCGGCAGTATTTTTTCTAAGGATTCAAAGTATATCGAACACTACGACCCGGATCTCACACTCACAGGACTGAGGCTGATATATGAGAAAAACCTTTAG